One Streptomyces lincolnensis genomic region harbors:
- a CDS encoding DUF2993 domain-containing protein produces MRSPHHIPTQGSTNPYEELGSWEPEGPQEIQESVEDDPWSPPHHGRSGRRRRRGRGRFAGLPFALKAVCGLVALTAFLVLADRWAVLYAEHRASDALEDRLKLSAAPEVEIGGFPFLTQVADKRLDSVRVTVPDVAADRISLARVSATARDIRLDADGLTDIRGADIRGVDGDVLLSFDDLNRELGASQVTFSEDGRDRILARGTLPVAGHDLRLRADARIRRDGDRGIDTEVGGMRLDIGDLATYRPGSGASEGLHLTRESATALSRETRKARALLAVPSVVRALGVPDATVRDALNSEAALSKLTGRPDFVRQAMGLNLVDLALENPELLQRLGFDPALLDALPRLTRPVLADRLSLGFRLPEPERGDLRLRDVRVAQDGIRVRIAGSGLAVGS; encoded by the coding sequence ATGCGTTCCCCCCACCACATACCGACGCAGGGCAGTACGAATCCGTACGAGGAGCTGGGCTCCTGGGAGCCCGAAGGACCCCAGGAGATCCAGGAGTCCGTTGAGGACGATCCCTGGTCCCCGCCCCACCACGGCCGCAGTGGCCGTCGGCGACGGCGGGGACGGGGGCGGTTCGCCGGGCTCCCGTTCGCACTGAAGGCGGTCTGCGGCCTCGTCGCCCTGACCGCCTTCCTCGTTCTCGCCGACCGCTGGGCCGTGCTCTACGCCGAGCACCGGGCCTCGGACGCGCTGGAGGACCGGCTGAAGCTGAGCGCCGCGCCCGAGGTGGAGATCGGCGGCTTCCCCTTCCTCACCCAGGTCGCCGACAAGCGGCTGGACTCGGTGCGGGTCACCGTCCCGGACGTCGCCGCCGACCGGATCTCGCTGGCCCGGGTCTCGGCCACCGCCCGCGACATCCGGCTGGACGCGGACGGGCTGACCGACATACGGGGAGCGGACATCCGAGGCGTCGACGGTGACGTCCTCCTCTCCTTCGACGATCTGAACCGTGAACTCGGTGCCTCCCAGGTGACGTTCAGCGAGGACGGCCGGGACCGGATCCTGGCCCGGGGCACCCTGCCCGTCGCCGGGCACGATCTGCGGCTGCGGGCCGACGCGCGCATCCGGCGGGACGGTGACCGGGGCATCGACACCGAGGTCGGCGGAATGCGCCTGGACATCGGGGACCTGGCGACCTACCGCCCGGGCAGCGGTGCCTCCGAGGGGCTGCATCTCACCCGTGAGTCCGCCACCGCGCTGAGCCGTGAGACGCGCAAGGCGAGGGCGTTGCTGGCGGTGCCGTCGGTGGTGCGGGCGCTGGGCGTGCCCGACGCCACCGTGCGCGACGCGCTGAACTCCGAGGCGGCACTGTCCAAGCTGACCGGCCGCCCCGACTTCGTACGCCAGGCCATGGGCCTCAACCTCGTCGATCTCGCCCTGGAGAACCCGGAGTTGCTCCAGCGGCTCGGCTTCGACCCCGCCCTCCTCGACGCCCTGCCCCGCCTGACCCGCCCGGTCCTCGCCGACCGACTCTCCCTGGGCTTCCGGCTGCCCGAGCCGGAACGCGGGGACCTGCGGCTGCGGGACGTACGCGTGGCACAGGACGGCATCCGCGTACGGATCGCGGGCTCGGGCCTGGCCGTCGGCTCATAA
- a CDS encoding bifunctional metallophosphatase/5'-nucleotidase translates to MPAISQPHQPESVRRRRRTYRLVAAAAGLATVGALAAALPGTATAGPSKGKPGHASSRYQDVQLLSFNDLHGNLEPPSGSSGRVTEHQEDGTTKTIDAGGVEYLATHLRNARDGHKYSITAAGGDMVGASPLISGLFHDEPTIEALNKLDLDVTSVGNHEFDEGAKELARLQNGGCHPTAGCYTDKKFEGADFPYLAANVLDEKTGRPILKPYWVWKKKDVKVGFIGVTLEDTPGVVSAEGVKGLKFKDEAETINKYAKVLQRQGVKSIVALIHEGGAPASQTYNYDCDAPGAGDGISGPIVDIAKNITPSVDALVTGHTHAAYVCTIPDPSGKPRMVTSAASFGRLYTDTTLTYDRWTGDIARTSVKSANHVVTRTVPKATDMTELISRWNTLAAPIGNRAIGHISADIPNAGTESPMGDLIADAQLAYGRQLDPGTDLALMNPGGVRAGLTYAAKGTEGDGVVTYAEGFTVQPFSNTVNLQDFTGAQLIKILQEQVSGSNAAAPKILLPSAGLTYTLDLTKTGADRIVVDSVRLNGAAVDPAATYRVATNSFLAGGGDGITTLGQGTGDLVGTDDLAALEQYLTANSSAADPIEPPAANRITIVQ, encoded by the coding sequence ATGCCAGCCATATCCCAGCCGCACCAGCCGGAGTCGGTGCGCCGCAGACGTCGTACGTACCGGCTCGTGGCGGCGGCCGCCGGGCTCGCCACCGTCGGCGCGCTCGCCGCGGCGCTGCCGGGGACCGCGACCGCGGGCCCGAGCAAGGGCAAGCCCGGGCACGCGTCGAGCCGTTACCAGGACGTCCAGCTGCTGTCCTTCAACGACCTGCACGGCAACCTGGAGCCCCCGTCCGGCTCCTCCGGCCGGGTCACCGAGCACCAGGAGGACGGCACCACCAAGACGATCGACGCCGGTGGTGTCGAGTACCTCGCCACGCACCTGCGCAACGCCCGCGACGGTCACAAGTACTCCATCACCGCGGCCGGCGGCGACATGGTGGGCGCCTCCCCGCTCATCTCGGGCCTCTTCCACGACGAGCCCACCATCGAGGCGCTGAACAAGCTCGACCTGGATGTCACGAGCGTCGGCAACCACGAGTTCGACGAGGGCGCCAAGGAGCTGGCCCGGCTCCAGAACGGCGGCTGCCACCCGACCGCCGGCTGCTACACCGACAAGAAGTTCGAGGGCGCCGACTTCCCCTACCTCGCGGCGAACGTCCTGGACGAGAAGACCGGCAGGCCGATCCTCAAGCCGTACTGGGTGTGGAAGAAGAAGGACGTCAAGGTCGGCTTCATCGGCGTGACCCTGGAGGACACCCCGGGGGTCGTCTCCGCCGAGGGCGTCAAGGGCCTGAAGTTCAAGGACGAGGCCGAGACGATCAACAAGTACGCCAAGGTGCTCCAGCGCCAGGGCGTGAAGTCGATCGTGGCCCTCATCCACGAGGGCGGCGCGCCGGCGTCGCAGACGTACAACTACGACTGTGACGCGCCCGGCGCCGGTGACGGCATCTCCGGCCCGATCGTCGACATCGCCAAGAACATCACGCCGTCCGTGGACGCGCTGGTCACCGGCCACACGCACGCCGCGTACGTCTGCACGATCCCGGACCCGTCGGGCAAGCCCCGCATGGTCACCTCGGCCGCCTCCTTCGGCCGCCTCTACACGGACACCACGCTGACGTACGACCGCTGGACCGGCGACATCGCCCGCACCTCGGTCAAGTCGGCGAACCACGTGGTCACCCGGACCGTCCCCAAGGCGACGGACATGACCGAGCTGATCAGCCGGTGGAACACCCTCGCGGCGCCCATCGGCAACCGCGCGATCGGCCACATCTCCGCCGACATCCCGAACGCGGGCACCGAGTCCCCGATGGGCGACCTCATCGCGGACGCGCAACTGGCGTACGGCAGGCAGCTCGACCCCGGGACCGACCTCGCGCTGATGAACCCGGGCGGTGTCCGGGCCGGTCTGACGTACGCGGCCAAGGGGACCGAGGGCGACGGCGTGGTGACCTACGCCGAGGGCTTCACCGTGCAGCCGTTCTCCAACACGGTCAACCTCCAGGACTTCACCGGCGCCCAGCTCATCAAGATCCTCCAGGAGCAGGTCAGCGGCTCGAACGCGGCCGCCCCGAAGATCCTGCTGCCGTCCGCGGGCCTGACGTACACGCTGGACCTGACGAAGACCGGCGCGGACCGGATCGTCGTCGACTCGGTCAGGCTGAACGGAGCCGCCGTCGACCCGGCGGCCACCTACCGCGTCGCGACGAACAGCTTCCTCGCGGGTGGCGGCGACGGCATCACCACGCTGGGCCAGGGCACGGGCGACCTGGTCGGCACCGACGACCTGGCGGCTCTGGAGCAGTACCTGACGGCCAACTCCTCGGCGGCCGACCCGATCGAGCCGCCGGCGGCGAACCGGATCACGATCGTCCAGTAG
- the mshD gene encoding mycothiol synthase, which translates to MTSDDTARPAISRSIETHSALSPDRTEAVLGLLAEAADSDGQQAVSEQGRLQLRGGAREGVSHLLLYVGVELVGYAQLEDTDPVEAPAAELVVRPSHRGHGHGRALGSALLAASGKRLRVWAHGGHSAARHLAQVLGLTLFRELRQMRRPLTDLDLPDPVLPEGVSVRGFVPGTDEDAWIAVNAAAFAHHPEQGSLGRRDLDDRMAEPWFDPAGFFLAFRGEDLIGFHWTKVHAEERLGEVYVVGVRPGAQGGGLGKALTTIGLRHLAAQGLPTAMLYVDADNKAAVSVYERLGFTTYETDLMYRTET; encoded by the coding sequence ATGACCAGCGACGACACGGCACGGCCCGCCATCTCCCGCTCGATCGAGACCCATTCCGCGCTCTCCCCGGACCGGACCGAGGCCGTGCTCGGACTGCTCGCGGAAGCCGCCGACAGCGACGGCCAGCAGGCGGTGTCGGAGCAGGGGCGGCTCCAGTTGCGCGGTGGGGCGCGTGAGGGCGTGTCCCATTTGCTCCTGTATGTGGGGGTAGAACTGGTCGGGTACGCCCAGTTGGAGGACACCGACCCCGTGGAGGCGCCGGCGGCCGAACTGGTCGTCCGCCCCTCGCACCGCGGCCACGGCCACGGGCGTGCCCTCGGGTCCGCGCTCCTCGCCGCGTCCGGCAAGCGGCTGCGGGTGTGGGCGCACGGGGGGCACTCGGCGGCCCGGCATCTCGCGCAGGTCCTCGGGCTGACCCTGTTCCGCGAACTGCGGCAGATGCGGCGCCCGCTGACCGACCTGGACCTGCCCGACCCGGTGCTCCCCGAGGGTGTGAGTGTCCGCGGCTTCGTCCCCGGCACCGACGAGGACGCCTGGATCGCCGTCAACGCCGCCGCCTTCGCCCACCATCCCGAGCAGGGCTCCCTGGGCAGGCGTGACCTGGACGACCGTATGGCCGAACCCTGGTTCGACCCGGCGGGCTTCTTCCTCGCCTTCCGCGGCGAGGACCTCATCGGGTTCCACTGGACCAAGGTCCACGCCGAGGAACGCCTCGGCGAGGTCTACGTCGTGGGTGTCCGCCCGGGCGCCCAGGGCGGCGGTCTCGGCAAGGCCCTCACCACGATCGGGCTGCGCCACCTGGCCGCCCAGGGCCTGCCCACGGCGATGCTCTACGTCGACGCCGACAACAAGGCCGCGGTGTCGGTGTACGAGCGGCTGGGCTTCACGACGTACGAGACGGACCTGATGTACCGCACGGAGACGTGA
- a CDS encoding ABC transporter, which yields MSGALVGAVARAVPWRAVGAGAVAGLLVVGVPRMLSDELDPWLGLNLLRGAALVFALGLAFLLDDPARELTTPVTTRRLLRTGLRVALVAPVAALWWTAAVALVPEEARPPVGAVTLEAAATVTLALAVAALAVRLSDEPEPGPSVAAAVLTTACLAPLLLPSRWELFVQADDPRWEAAHQRWAWVLVGAALVWLACGPEPLRRRRVFPRRRAAGAGPSGA from the coding sequence ATGAGCGGGGCACTGGTGGGGGCGGTGGCACGGGCGGTGCCGTGGCGGGCGGTGGGGGCGGGGGCGGTCGCAGGGCTGCTGGTGGTCGGGGTGCCGCGGATGCTGTCGGACGAGCTCGATCCGTGGCTGGGGCTCAACCTGCTGCGGGGGGCGGCGCTCGTCTTCGCGCTGGGCCTGGCCTTCCTCCTGGACGACCCGGCCCGTGAACTGACCACACCGGTCACGACCCGGCGCCTGCTCCGCACGGGTCTGCGGGTCGCACTGGTCGCCCCGGTGGCCGCCCTGTGGTGGACGGCCGCGGTCGCGCTCGTCCCCGAGGAGGCGCGGCCCCCGGTCGGTGCCGTCACCCTGGAGGCTGCCGCGACCGTCACGCTCGCCCTCGCGGTCGCCGCCCTCGCCGTACGCCTGAGCGACGAGCCGGAACCCGGCCCCTCCGTGGCCGCCGCCGTCCTCACCACCGCCTGCCTGGCGCCCCTCCTCCTGCCGTCCCGCTGGGAGCTGTTCGTCCAGGCGGACGACCCGCGCTGGGAGGCCGCGCACCAGCGGTGGGCGTGGGTGCTGGTCGGGGCCGCGCTGGTGTGGCTCGCGTGCGGGCCGGAACCCCTGCGCAGGCGGCGCGTGTTCCCGCGGCGCCGGGCGGCGGGGGCCGGTCCGTCCGGCGCCTGA
- a CDS encoding ABC transporter permease, whose protein sequence is MSAVMEAAAPPVATDEKRRGRAAVVALARFEARELLLQIPVALTLVVYVGYTLYGLLFPNDGMDAYPALQDADRATQSGLSLLLSLALLLCVNRAALRSHRRGTDRHFDVLVMEPWRRTVAHALSTVPYAVFTALVVLGEFTWQALRPGAVGHGSVAELAVSPLFVLLSGVVGLLIARLIPVVFAAPVLVILLFTAFVFVSAGTGDAEWSRWLSPIVTENSSETLPSDLIGRPAAWHALYLVGLVLMVVTGAVFAGRGGRRSWQMKAALAGTLVLTLTGAAGQSQGVSPELTAAREKASTHPEKDQTCVKHGRSEYCAFPEWTVRTGTWAGVVDRVQDLAGGSAAEQPLLVRQRVEARYGLDGDGSVTASTTPHQITVGTRWGGNRVPEFASAVASALVAGDEAEGGELCDGRMVTVMWLAVGGASDPLSDLRDVRLDDSLSGSAIVLTPTNPLSMSAGQTDVVREVLSRPRAEVTSAVKSHWDELTAPGVKTADVARLLGVKSPKEADDCKQGE, encoded by the coding sequence ATGAGCGCGGTCATGGAGGCGGCGGCCCCGCCCGTCGCGACCGACGAGAAGCGCCGCGGCCGGGCGGCCGTGGTCGCCCTCGCCCGCTTCGAGGCACGCGAACTGCTGCTTCAGATCCCGGTGGCGCTGACGCTCGTGGTGTACGTCGGCTACACCCTGTACGGACTCCTCTTCCCCAACGACGGCATGGACGCCTACCCGGCGCTCCAGGACGCCGACCGCGCCACCCAGAGCGGGCTGTCCCTGCTCCTGAGCCTCGCCCTGCTCCTCTGCGTCAACCGGGCCGCCCTGCGCTCCCATCGGCGCGGCACCGACCGGCACTTCGACGTGCTGGTCATGGAGCCGTGGCGGCGGACGGTCGCCCACGCCCTGTCCACCGTGCCGTACGCGGTGTTCACCGCGCTGGTCGTGCTCGGCGAGTTCACCTGGCAGGCGCTGCGGCCGGGCGCGGTGGGGCACGGCTCGGTGGCCGAACTGGCGGTGTCCCCGCTGTTCGTCCTGCTCAGCGGGGTCGTGGGACTGCTGATCGCCCGGCTGATCCCGGTGGTGTTCGCGGCACCGGTGCTGGTGATCCTGCTCTTCACCGCGTTCGTGTTCGTCTCGGCGGGCACCGGTGACGCCGAGTGGAGCCGCTGGCTGTCTCCGATCGTCACCGAGAACTCCAGCGAGACCCTGCCCTCCGACCTGATCGGCCGCCCCGCCGCCTGGCACGCCCTCTACCTCGTCGGTCTCGTCCTGATGGTTGTCACCGGCGCGGTGTTCGCCGGCCGCGGCGGCCGGCGGTCCTGGCAGATGAAGGCGGCCCTCGCCGGCACGCTGGTCCTCACGCTCACCGGCGCGGCCGGCCAGTCCCAGGGCGTCTCGCCGGAGCTGACGGCGGCCCGGGAGAAGGCCTCCACCCACCCGGAGAAGGACCAGACCTGCGTCAAGCACGGCCGTTCCGAGTACTGCGCCTTCCCCGAGTGGACCGTGCGCACGGGCACCTGGGCCGGTGTCGTCGACCGCGTCCAGGACCTCGCCGGCGGAAGCGCCGCCGAACAGCCGCTCCTCGTACGGCAGCGGGTCGAGGCCCGCTACGGCCTGGACGGCGACGGCTCCGTCACCGCGTCCACCACGCCCCACCAGATCACCGTCGGCACCCGCTGGGGCGGCAACCGGGTCCCCGAGTTCGCGTCCGCCGTCGCCTCCGCGCTGGTCGCGGGCGACGAGGCCGAGGGCGGCGAACTGTGCGACGGCCGCATGGTCACCGTCATGTGGCTGGCCGTGGGCGGCGCCTCCGACCCGCTCTCCGACCTGCGCGACGTCCGCCTCGACGACAGCCTCAGCGGCTCCGCGATCGTGCTGACGCCCACCAACCCGCTGTCGATGTCCGCCGGTCAGACCGACGTCGTACGGGAGGTGCTGTCCCGGCCGCGCGCCGAGGTCACCTCCGCGGTCAAGTCCCACTGGGACGAACTCACCGCTCCCGGCGTCAAGACGGCCGACGTGGCCCGGCTGCTCGGGGTCAAGTCGCCGAAGGAGGCGGACGACTGCAAGCAGGGGGAGTGA
- a CDS encoding ABC transporter ATP-binding protein: MTPTVSASGLSLRYGGTRALDDVSLRLTPGVTGLLGPNGAGKTTLLRVLATAVPADRGAFTVLGHDPSTSRGRQEVRRALGYLPQTPGFHPDFTAFEFVDYVAILKELTDRTARHREVRRVLEEVDLGDVRGRRIKKLSGGMRQRVALAAALVGDPGFLVLDEPTVGLDPEQRMRFRELIAQAGEGRTVLLSTHQTEDVAMLCHRVLVMAAGAIRFDGSPAELTDRAAGRVWSSTERAPGAKAGWRTGTGIFRNVGDPPPGADLLEPTLEDGYLLTLDGAGAEVAA; this comes from the coding sequence ATGACCCCCACCGTCTCCGCCTCCGGGCTCAGCCTCCGCTACGGCGGCACGCGCGCCCTGGACGACGTGTCGCTCCGGCTGACCCCGGGCGTCACCGGGCTTCTCGGGCCCAACGGCGCGGGAAAGACGACCCTGCTCAGGGTGCTGGCCACGGCCGTGCCCGCCGACCGCGGCGCCTTCACCGTGCTCGGACACGACCCGAGCACCTCCCGGGGACGGCAGGAGGTCCGGCGCGCGCTCGGCTACCTGCCCCAGACCCCCGGCTTCCACCCGGACTTCACGGCCTTCGAGTTCGTCGACTACGTGGCCATCCTCAAGGAGCTGACCGACCGCACCGCCCGCCACCGCGAGGTGCGGCGGGTGCTGGAGGAGGTCGACCTCGGTGACGTCCGCGGCCGGCGCATCAAGAAGCTGTCCGGCGGCATGCGGCAGCGGGTCGCGCTGGCCGCCGCACTCGTCGGCGACCCCGGTTTCCTCGTCCTCGACGAGCCGACCGTCGGACTCGACCCCGAACAGCGCATGCGCTTCCGGGAGTTGATCGCCCAGGCCGGCGAGGGCCGTACCGTTCTGCTCTCCACCCACCAGACCGAGGACGTGGCGATGCTCTGCCACCGGGTCCTGGTGATGGCCGCCGGAGCCATCCGCTTCGACGGCTCCCCGGCCGAGCTGACCGACCGGGCCGCCGGCCGGGTGTGGAGCAGCACCGAACGCGCCCCCGGCGCGAAGGCGGGCTGGCGCACAGGCACCGGCATCTTCCGCAACGTCGGCGATCCACCGCCCGGCGCCGACCTCCTCGAACCCACCCTGGAGGACGGCTACCTGCTCACCCTCGACGGCGCGGGCGCGGAGGTGGCGGCATGA
- a CDS encoding RNA polymerase sigma factor: MSETRSDGELLRAIAADGDRRAFEELYRRFAPWLTARLRGRCADASVVDDVVQETFLAVWRGTARYREEGDVAGWLWRIGSRRLIDALRGDGARGRLRQALARLRHRDEASAEERVLAGVEHGDLAGALVRLSPELRAVLQATVIDGLTTREAAVLLGIPPGTVKTRAMRARKQLREALA; this comes from the coding sequence GTGAGCGAAACGAGAAGCGACGGGGAGCTGCTGCGGGCCATCGCGGCGGACGGGGACCGGCGCGCCTTCGAGGAGCTGTACCGGCGGTTCGCGCCGTGGCTCACGGCACGGCTGCGTGGGCGGTGCGCGGATGCCTCGGTGGTCGACGACGTCGTACAGGAGACCTTTCTCGCGGTGTGGCGGGGGACCGCCCGCTACCGGGAGGAGGGGGATGTGGCCGGGTGGCTGTGGCGGATCGGCTCGCGGCGGCTCATCGACGCGCTGCGCGGCGACGGGGCGCGGGGCCGGCTCAGACAGGCCCTGGCGCGGCTGCGGCACCGGGACGAGGCGTCCGCGGAGGAACGCGTGCTCGCGGGGGTGGAGCACGGGGACCTCGCGGGTGCCCTCGTCCGGCTCTCGCCGGAACTGCGGGCGGTCCTCCAGGCCACCGTCATCGACGGCCTCACCACCAGAGAGGCGGCCGTCCTCCTCGGCATCCCGCCGGGCACGGTCAAGACACGGGCCATGCGGGCCCGCAAGCAGCTGCGGGAGGCACTGGCATGA
- a CDS encoding GntR family transcriptional regulator: MVEYRIDRHSGVATYVQIVQQTKQALRLGHLEPGDRLPTAREVVEATAINPNTVLKAYRELEREGLVEARRGLGTFVRRSLGAAPADSPLRGELEAWAERARASGLDRDDVAALFTAVLETHFAARPAEKTQGDRS; this comes from the coding sequence GTGGTCGAGTACCGCATCGACCGGCACAGCGGTGTCGCCACCTACGTCCAGATCGTCCAGCAGACCAAGCAGGCGCTCCGGCTGGGCCACCTCGAACCGGGAGACAGGTTGCCCACGGCACGTGAGGTCGTCGAGGCGACGGCCATCAATCCGAACACCGTGCTCAAGGCCTACCGCGAGCTGGAGCGCGAGGGCCTGGTGGAGGCACGGCGCGGGCTCGGCACGTTCGTGCGGCGCTCACTGGGCGCCGCCCCGGCGGACTCGCCCCTGCGCGGGGAGCTGGAGGCGTGGGCCGAACGGGCCCGGGCGTCCGGGCTGGACCGGGACGACGTGGCGGCACTGTTCACCGCCGTACTGGAAACGCATTTCGCGGCGCGGCCCGCCGAGAAGACTCAGGGAGACCGTTCATGA
- a CDS encoding ABC transporter ATP-binding protein encodes MTDTAIEATALGKRFGRKGGWALRDCAFRLPAGRVCAVVGPNGAGKSTLLALAAGLLAPTEGTVTVLGTHPGQARPRVGFVAQDKPLYQQLSIAETLRTGADLNPGRWDAATAERIVAGGDLDPRKRIRALSGGQRTRVALALALGKRPELLLLDEPMADLDPLARHELMGVLMAQTAEYGTTIAMSSHVVAELEDSCDHLLLVGDGRIRLAGELDELLDAHTRVSAPAGTDLAPHTVVESRTTGRRISALIRPAGPLPGDWRTTAPSLEELVLAHLRSPDAPSLTPAAKTEELSA; translated from the coding sequence ATGACCGACACGGCGATCGAGGCCACCGCGCTGGGCAAGCGCTTCGGCCGCAAGGGCGGCTGGGCCCTGCGGGACTGTGCCTTCAGGCTCCCCGCGGGCCGCGTCTGCGCCGTCGTCGGCCCCAACGGAGCGGGCAAGTCCACGCTGCTGGCCCTCGCTGCCGGACTGCTGGCCCCCACCGAGGGCACGGTCACCGTCCTCGGCACGCACCCGGGCCAGGCACGTCCACGGGTGGGTTTCGTCGCCCAGGACAAGCCGCTCTACCAGCAGCTGAGCATCGCCGAGACGCTCCGGACGGGCGCCGATCTCAACCCCGGCCGCTGGGACGCGGCCACCGCCGAGCGGATCGTGGCCGGCGGCGACCTGGACCCGAGGAAGCGGATCCGCGCGCTCTCCGGCGGCCAGCGCACCCGCGTGGCGCTCGCCCTCGCGCTGGGCAAGCGGCCCGAACTGCTGCTCCTGGACGAGCCGATGGCCGACCTCGACCCGCTGGCCCGGCACGAGCTGATGGGCGTGCTGATGGCGCAGACCGCCGAGTACGGCACCACGATCGCGATGTCCTCGCACGTGGTCGCCGAACTGGAGGACTCCTGCGACCACCTGCTGCTGGTCGGCGACGGCCGGATCCGGCTGGCCGGCGAGCTCGACGAACTCCTCGACGCGCACACCCGCGTCTCCGCGCCCGCCGGCACCGACCTCGCCCCGCACACCGTCGTCGAGTCCCGCACCACCGGCCGCCGGATCAGCGCGCTGATCCGCCCGGCGGGCCCGCTCCCGGGCGACTGGCGTACGACCGCCCCCTCCCTGGAGGAGCTGGTCCTCGCCCATCTGCGCAGCCCCGACGCACCGTCGCTCACGCCGGCGGCCAAGACCGAGGAGCTCTCCGCATGA
- a CDS encoding ABC transporter, which translates to MSAPTAPPVPQTPTTPTASAPHLVSWLTRLHRPALSLWTILVLVLGAALLWLRGPVTTGAARAWEQYNACALSGPCRYDQYAILLHKDVYQYATLALLAVPFLVAAWAGGSLIGREMESGTAHLAWTQGISPLRWLAAKLALPAAVVTVGTGALVLLHPAMWSVGDGRIDTAKPWYGFEIFSAGGPLPVALALAGLAAGALVGLVKRRSLAALGGGLGITGLLWFGVQQALPHLWPKVTRVSSLQEGPKGSGIGVETGLLTSSGDRVGDQGCISGFDPECRAVLDRVDAVGYYTEYHPRSHYWPLQLMASGLLLLVAALLVLAAFRVLHRRTTAPAPARAETAV; encoded by the coding sequence ATGAGCGCCCCCACCGCACCTCCCGTGCCCCAGACGCCCACGACACCCACGGCCTCCGCGCCGCATCTGGTGTCGTGGCTGACCCGGCTGCACCGCCCCGCCCTGTCCCTGTGGACGATCCTCGTCCTGGTGCTCGGCGCCGCGCTGCTGTGGCTGCGGGGCCCGGTCACCACCGGCGCGGCGCGGGCCTGGGAGCAGTACAACGCCTGCGCGCTCAGCGGCCCGTGCCGCTACGACCAGTACGCGATCCTGCTCCACAAGGACGTCTACCAGTACGCGACCCTCGCCCTCCTCGCGGTCCCGTTCCTGGTCGCCGCCTGGGCGGGCGGCTCCCTGATCGGCCGCGAGATGGAGAGCGGCACCGCCCACCTGGCCTGGACCCAGGGCATCTCCCCGCTGCGCTGGCTGGCCGCCAAGCTCGCCCTGCCCGCCGCTGTGGTCACCGTCGGCACCGGGGCGCTGGTCCTGCTGCACCCCGCGATGTGGTCGGTGGGGGACGGCCGGATCGACACCGCCAAGCCCTGGTACGGCTTCGAGATCTTCTCCGCGGGCGGTCCCCTGCCCGTCGCCCTGGCCCTCGCCGGTCTGGCGGCCGGCGCCCTGGTGGGTCTGGTCAAGCGCCGCTCCCTGGCCGCGCTGGGCGGTGGCCTGGGCATCACGGGCCTGCTGTGGTTCGGCGTCCAGCAGGCTCTGCCCCACCTGTGGCCCAAGGTCACCCGGGTCAGCAGCCTGCAAGAGGGTCCGAAGGGCTCCGGCATCGGCGTCGAGACGGGCCTGCTGACCTCCTCCGGGGACCGCGTCGGCGACCAGGGGTGCATCAGCGGCTTCGACCCGGAGTGCCGTGCCGTCCTCGACCGCGTGGACGCCGTCGGCTACTACACCGAGTACCACCCCCGCTCCCACTACTGGCCCCTCCAGCTCATGGCCAGCGGCCTCTTGCTCCTCGTCGCCGCGCTGCTGGTCCTCGCCGCCTTCCGGGTGCTGCACCGCCGGACCACCGCGCCCGCACCCGCCCGTGCGGAGACCGCCGTATGA